In Novipirellula caenicola, a single genomic region encodes these proteins:
- a CDS encoding DUF5958 family protein, with amino-acid sequence MEWSHEEPYPCFRLDRDETIRANLLARLAPSVDGFLEWHAELNTRDRHALTDWLFRFGTEYNDGSRWGDVLDAVGLAPDSEVATYIWSLRSDKWDGLFTKLFPWLPSLNAAHQLDAFQLAAAFFAINESERYELCQVNGGCSHWWHAIS; translated from the coding sequence ATGGAATGGTCTCACGAAGAGCCTTATCCTTGCTTTCGCCTCGATCGAGATGAGACGATCCGCGCCAATCTACTCGCGCGCCTTGCTCCGTCTGTCGACGGTTTCCTCGAATGGCATGCCGAACTCAACACTCGCGATCGACATGCATTGACCGACTGGCTCTTTCGCTTCGGCACAGAATACAACGACGGTTCACGATGGGGCGACGTTCTGGATGCTGTCGGTCTTGCGCCCGACTCGGAGGTCGCCACTTACATCTGGTCACTACGCAGCGACAAATGGGACGGCCTTTTCACTAAACTGTTCCCGTGGTTGCCCTCACTGAATGCGGCCCATCAATTAGATGCGTTTCAGCTGGCGGCGGCCTTTTTCGCTATCAACGAGTCCGAACGATACGAACTGTGCCAGGTGAACGGAGGGTGCTCACACTGGTGGCACGCGATCTCGTAG